The nucleotide window TTCAGAAGCATCTCCTTCTAAGATGGGTTCAATGCGTTTGAACTGTTCATCTACTTTATTGGCCAACTCTTCGTACACCGCATATTGCTGTTCGGTGGGACGCCCATCACCAGAGCCAACGGTGTTCGCAAGCGAAGCCAGCTTATTGTTTAGTTTGATGGGGTAGTTCAGCACATCCTGGAACGACTCGGCCTTGGTTTGCATCAGCTCCCCTTCAACGTCAGAAAGCGTAGTCAGCATAGCATCAACACGTTCTTGTACTTCTTGATTATTGGAGTAATCCGATTTTATGCCATTCAACTCTTCCCGCACTTCGCGAATACGGTTGATGGTTTTGTGTGTTGTGTCCAGCTTGCTAATAATCGTCTCATGCAGGTCGAACTGCGCCTCAAAATCATCCTGTGTAACATCAATACGCGGATCCTTGGTGATCTCAAACTGTTGGCTCATCAGTGTTTGATCATCAACAATTAAGCGAACCTCGTACGTACCGGGCACGGCCGAAGGACCATCGGTAGAACCGGCCCATAAAATTTGTCGTCCATCAAGGTCAGCTGCACCGGGGTATTCCATATTCCAAACAAAGGTATTTTGTCCCTGTTTGGTGGTAAGTACATCAGAAGGGACCTCGTTTTCTTTTTCATGGAATTCCTCGGATTCTTTTACTTCATTGCCATCTAAATCTTCCTTATTAGAAAAGGTACGAATGACATCGCCGTCCGATTCAGCAAATTGTAGTTCCACCTCCTGATCAGAAATTTCCGTATTGAGATTGTAGTGGACTACCACGCCATCTTTGGGATTTTCGCCCAGTGTTTGTCCGGGTTCAGGTTCGGTGTGATTTCCAAACAGATAGGTTGTTTCCGGTTGATAGAGATAGTAGTCAGATTCGGTAACATTTTCTCCCAACTGATGTAGTACTGATAAATCATCCAGTACCCAGAACGAACGACCCTGCGTTGCTACAACTAAATCTTTGTCGCGTTTGTGAATTGTTAGATCAGTGATAGGCACAGCAGGCAAGTTGAGCTGAAGCGGCTGCCAGAGTTCACCATCATTGAACGAAATATAAACGCCCGTTTCGGTTCCGGCATAAAGTAACCCTTCTTTATTGGGATCTTCGCGAATCACGCGCGTGAAATCTTTGCTGGGAATACCAGTAGTAATCTTGGTCCAGCTTTTTCCGTAATCATCCGTTTTGTAAAGCATCGGCTGAAAGTCATCAAACTTATAACGCGTGGCAGCCAGGTATGCTGTACCTGCATCATGAGGGGATGGATCAATGATGCTGGCCATCGCTTCGGGCATACCTTTTGGTGTTACTTCGGTCCAGCTGTCACCATTATCGCGACTTACATGAATAAGCCCATCGTCGGCACCCGTCCATAGAACACCCGGCTCAACCGGTGATTCAGCAAAAGTGAAAATGGTATTATAATACTCAACACTGGTATCATCTTTGGTAATCGGTCCGCCCGATTCTCCCTGCTTAGACTTATCATTTCGCGTTAAATCTTTGCTGATGGTATCCCAGCTCATGCCCTCATTATCGGACCGATGTACAAACTGCGAAGTGGCATATAGGATATCCGGGTTGTGAGGTGAAATATAAATGGGGAAGGTCCATTGGAAACGATATTTCAGATCCTCGGCACCGGCGCCCATGGGATTGTCAGGCCACACATCAATACGATCGCTTTGATCCGTAAAGTCGTTAAATTTATTAAAGTATCCACCGTAACTACCACCATAGGTTACATTGGGATTTTCTGGATCAGGGGCAATATAGCCACTTTCTCCACCGGCTACGGGATGCCAGTCGCGGGTTTCAATACCGTAGTCGGCCGTGCGACTTTTGATGCCTACTGTACTGTTATCTTGCTGGGCTCCATAAATGCGGTAGGGAAATTCATTATCGGTAATTACCTGGTAAAACTGTGCGGTAGCATATTTGTGGTATTCTGACCAGCTTTTTCCTTCGTTATAGGAAACCTGTCCACCGCCGTCATCAGCTATCACCATACGATCGCCATCATTTGGATCGATCCAGAGATCATGATGATCGCCGTGGGGGGTACCAATACGATCAAACGATTCACCGCCGTCGGTAGATTTATAGAATCCTACATTTAGAACGTACACTTCATCTTCGTCCTCGGTATCAGCTACAATATGAGTATAGTACCAGGCGCGTTGACGAAGATTTCGCTCGCTGTTGACACGGTTCCAGGTTTTGCCGCTGTCATCAGAGCGAAAGACACCACCATTATCACTTTCAATAATGGTCCAAACGCGATCGGGGTTAACTGGAGAAATAGCTACACCAATTTTGCCCATTAGTCCCTTGGGCATACCAGGACGTTCAGAAATATTGGTCCATGTTTCTCCTCCATCAGTACTTTTATAAAGACCACTACCTTCACCACCGCTGGACATCTCCCACGGATTGCGGTAGGCCTCCCAAAGAGAAGCGTACAAAATATTGGGATTAGTGGGGTCAACTTCGACATCAACAGCGCCGGTAAATTTATTATGATACAGCACTTTTTCCCAGTTGTCGCCGCCATCTGTGGTTTTATAGACGCCGCGTTCTTCATTACCTTCGGTGCCAAATGCATGGCCCATTACCGCTACCCACGCGACATCTTCGTTTTTGGGATGGACTGCAATTTCACCAATAAAATGAGATTCTGGTAGACCAATGTGCTCCCAGTTTTTTCCGCCGTCCGTCGTTTTGTACATACCATCTCCCGCAGACATATTTCCACGGATGCATGTTTCTCCCATCCCTGCATAAATAACATTACTGTTGGAGGGTGCTGCTGTCAGGGCACCTACGGATCCCGTTTTAAAATCCCCGTCTGATACGTTCATCCAGTTTTTTCCGCCATCGGTTGTTTTATATACCCCACCGCCGGTAAATCCGGTATAATAGGTATCTGGTTGGTCCGGATGGCCGGTTACAGCCACCGATCGTCCACCGCGAAAGGGTCCGATATTTCTGTATTCTAAATTTTGCAGATAGGGTGCCTCAAACGAGACCTCATCAATGCCTTCAGCTTGATCTGATCCACCAAAGCGTTGAGCTTCGGCAGAGAATGAAATCCCCATAAAAAGCAGAGCAACAATGGTTGCCATGCCCCATTTGAACTTTTTATTACATCGTAACATATATCCCTGTTTTGTGTTGAAGTTAGTTGATCCCATCATAGAAAAAGCAATGTATAAAAAATGAATTACCGTATTAGGTAAAATCTTGTGAAGAAATTTTTGTAGGATAGATTGAAATCCCCGGCAAGATGGGTTTACCGGGGAAGTAGTTGTTGCTTATTGATAGGCCTCGTTTTGGTCTAAATTATCGTTGGCATCGATGTCGCGCGATGGGATTGGAAATACCAAACGACCGGGATTATCGAGTGATACCGGGTCGCTGTTTGAACGATCTATATTTGTGAGTACGGTGGTTGCGCGTCCTGTGCGGACCAAATCATGCCAGCGGTGTCCTTCTTCGATAAATTCAATGCCGCGTTCTTTTTCAATAGCTTGAAGAACTTCTTCTGGTTCGTCAACCCCGGTACCGGTGGTATCCTGGAGGCCGGCTCGATTACGGATTTCGTTCAGATCCGACAAAGCACCTGTCAAGTTGGGTGTTTGCTGTCGGGCACGAGCCTCGGCACGGTTGAGGTATAATTCTGCCAATCTCAAAATTTGAATATTATCATCGCTGCCAGATTTTTGATATTTGGTTGGGTAGTATACGCCCACATTGTCATCAAATGCGATAAGAGCTCCGCGTTCATCATCCGATCGAGAAGTCACCATTTCAGCATATTCGTCATGAATAGCGATATCGCCACGGCCACCTCCACTTGAGGGATAATACCAGAACCGAATGTCATTAGCATCGGTGGTATTATAGGCCAGTTCGAAGATTGCTTCAGAGGTGTTTTCGTCGATAAAAATATCGGCGAAGTTTTCTACCAGTTCAAAGTTTGAGTTGCCAATCACATCTGTGGCGTATTGTTCGGCAAGATCAAAGTCTTGGGTATAAAGGTAATACCGTGAAAACAATGCCTGTACGGCAGCTCCAGATACGCGATTGGGAGAATCAAATCCCGATAACCGGCTTTCGGCGGCTTGTAAATCTGACTTTACCTGGTTGTAAGAAGCTTCAATAGATGCCCGTTCGGGAAAACTGCTTTCATCAATTTGGCGGGAGGGTTCGGTAGGAAGGGGAACGCCCATTGTTCCAGCCTCACCGGGAACACCGCCAAAGGTTCGTGTTAAGTCGAAGAAAGCTAATGCTCGAATGAAGTAAGCCTCTCCTAAAATTTGATCCTTATTTTCCTGTGAAATCTCGTCAAGATTCTGAACATCGGTAATAATATTGTTCGCATGATTTACCGCTGCATAGGCCTGTGACCACAGGTTTCGGTTTTCCAGGTTTCCAGGTGATGTTACATAGGTGTCCATTTCTCGATAAAAATCCCAAGTACCAACGCTTTGGGAAATATCGGAAGTAACATCACTTATAATTTGAAAGTTGCTGCCGTAATAATCATTGGATTGCAATTGACTATATAAGCCATTTAATGCTGCATTGGCACTTTTAAGATCCCGGATGGCATTATCTTCTGATATTGCAGTCTGGGGATCCTGATTTAATACGTCACAGCCTGAAGCTGTTATAAATGTGATGAGAAAAATTATGTTTAAATATTTCATAAGTAAAAATCCTTTATCAGTTAAAAAGTGATATCAAAGCCGCCCATGATGGTTTTGGACTGTGGCATCGTATAAAATTCGATTCCCCGCGTAAGCTGTGTGGTAGCAGTGGCTGTTACTTCGGGATCAAGACCGCTGTAGTTAGTAAAAGTCAACAGATTTTGTCCTGTTACGTAAAAGCGGGCTCGTGAGATGTTAAAACCAAGCTTTGATAAAAAGGAATCGGGGATGGTATATCCGAGCGTGGCGTTTTTGAGTCGGATATATGAACCGTCTTCCACAAATCGCGATGGGCGAAGGTTACCGGCGTAATTGGAACTGGTCATTTTAGGCACCATTGTTTGATCACCTGGTTCTTGCCAGCGATCCAGTTGCGATGACAGATAACTGGTATTACGAGTACCACCGTGCTCCTGGAAAAATCGGTTCCAATTTAACTGATCGTTACCGTAACTGTATTGAAAAAAGACAGAAAGGTCGAACCCTTTGAAATTAAATTTATTGGTTATTCCACCGAAAAAGTCGGGATTTGCATCGCCTACAATCTTACGGTCAGAATTAGGGTTAAAACTTCCATCGCCATCGACATCCTCAAAAATAGGTTCGCCGGTTTCGGAATCTACCCCAAGTTGATTGTGAAAATAGAAGGAGTACATAGGGTATCCTTCTTGATAACGGTAGATATCACGATTGTATACATTAAAGGGCGAAGCGAGTCGTGTTACTTCATTGCGATTTCCGGCAATATTAAATTGCACATTCCAGTTAAAATCGTCTCGCTGGATGGCATCGGCGTTAATGGCCAGTTCCATACCTTTGTTTTCGAGGGCACCAAAGTTTTGTACGAGCTCTTCAAATCCGGTTGACATGGGTACCGGTACTGCTAAAAGCAGATCTTTGGTCTGTTTGTCATAGTAATCGTACATGATTGTCACACGATCTTCCCATAAACCAAGATCAAACCCGATATCAAGCTGACTGGTAGTTTCCCATTTTAAGTTGGGATTGGAAAGCTGCTCGGGACTTGTTCCGGGGCTGTCGGTATAACTTTCGCCGCCCCAGAGTCCTTGTGCTTGAAAGTTGTTGATTCCGCTTTGGTTTCCGGTAATCCCGTAACTACCTCTTAATTTGAGGTTACTGATCCAGTTAACATTAAAGAACTCTTCTTCTGAAGGAACCCAACCTAATGCTATAGATGGGAAGGTACCCCATTGGTTATTTTCTCCAAATCTTGAAGATCCGTCTCGTCGCAAGGTAATAGTTGCCAAATATTTTCTGTCGTAATCATATTTTATACGACCGAAGAAAGATGCAATACCCCAGCTTGTTCCTGTTGAGGAAGCTGTTTGGACGGCGGCATCTTCAATACGCTGGAAATCATCACTTGGAAACTGTTGTCCTGTTGCGGTTGTTCGCTCAAAAGATGATTCCTGGTAACTGGTACCAATTAGCGTTGAAAAGTTGTGGTTCCCTGTATTATAGAGATAGCTTAGCGTATTTTCTCCGGTCCAGTTGCTGGTTAAGGCGACCGTAGAAAGAGCATCACCATTGACGGCTGCACCGCCATTTGTTAAACTGTTGTCGTATCGATCTTCTTTGACTTCGTTGTAGTCGTAGCTCCAGCTGGAACGGAATGTGAGTCCGGGGAAGAATTCATATTCTCCAAAAACATTTCCAACAAAGCGGTTTACATCCATATTGAAATCGACTTCTTCTGCCGCTGCAATAGGATTTTCAAAAATACTGAATTTAGTATAAGAGCCATCCTCTTGGTAATATGGAAGATTAGGGGGCAAGAAGTACACTCCGCCCAGAACTCCGGTAATATTGTCGTTATTTCGAGCCCGATTTCTATTTGAAAACGAATAGGTTAGGCTGGTACCGACGGTGAGATTTTCTGTCGCATTAAGATCCAGATTTACACGAGCACTGTTACGCTTGTAGGTGGCCGGTTTTACAACACCGTCTTGTTTAAAATTTGATCCGGATATCGAATATTTAACTGTTTCATTTCCGCCGCTGAGTGTAACATCATAATTACGAATTGTCCCCGTACGAAAGACCGGATCGGCCCAGTCAGTATTGGTCGCATTTTGTGGGTTGGCATAGGGTTCGGCTTCCCCGTTATTACGTGCTGCTTCGTTCATAAGCATTTCGAATTCTGAGCCGCTAACCAGGTCTGGCATATTTACTGGTTCTTCAAATCCATAGTAACTACTTACTTCAATAGAGGGCGCAGCATCGTCGCCACGTTTTGTAGTAATGAGTACGACTCCATTTGCTGCACGTGCTCCATAGATAGCAGTGGCTGAAGCATCTTTTAATACTTCAATAGATTCAATATCTGATGGGTCGATATCAGCCAGAGCACTGGTTGTTGCTCCACCGAGATCCAGCCCAAAGTTTCCGGTTTCAATTGGAACGCCATCTACAATATAAAGTGGATCACTACCCCCGGAAATTGAGGTTGTTCCCCTAATTTTGACAAAAATTCCACCGCCCGGGGTTCCGGAATTACTGCTAACTTGAACGCCAGCTGCCCGACCTTGCATAAGTTGATCACTGCCGGCTACCGGAGTGTTTTGAATATCTTCCGAGTTTACGGATGATACAGAGCTTGTTAGTGTTTTACGGTCTTGTTCTCCGTATCCTACTACAACTACATCTTCAAGCATTTCAACATCTTCTTGTAGCTGTACGTCTAAAGTGGTCTGTTGACCTACCTCGACTTCTTGTGAGACGTAGCCGATATAGCTAAATACTAAGATTGCATCCGGTCCGGATACTTCAATTTCAAAATGTCCCTCATTGTCAGTACTGGCTCCATTTGTGGTTCCTTTTTCAAGTACGTTAACGCCGGGTAGTGTACTACCGTCTCCGGCCGAGGTAACGGTACCGCTGACTGTTATTTGGGCAAACGAAATAGAAGCAGAAATAGATAGAATAAGGAGTGTTGCCCAGAAAAATCGTATTGTTTGTTTGGTAATTGCCGTTGGTATAGGTATAGATTTAACTATACCTGTGGTGTTAAGTGTCATATTGTATCCCTGTTTTATTATTAATTGTGATGGGAAATATTATTTACCCATACGTCCTTCTATTGTTTTTATAGGTTGCTGTAACCTCCTTGACATAGGGTCAAGGTTCGTAGTCCTTTATTATTAATAGATGACTTTCTAAGTCTTTTCACACAGTAGCTCATCAAGCGTATAATTTCAATCATTTATTAAAATTTTTTAATAGGTGAAGTCATAGCTATTAATGCATTAAGGCTATTGAGTGTAAATAGTTGATGGCCTTGACTTTAGGATGGAAGGGACGAAGAGTTTTTTGGGATAGTTTAAGGAGAGATGAAGGAGATAGGTTTATTTTTCCAGCAGCTCATATTGTGCGATGTGAGCGAAGATGTGCTAATTAAGCTAAAAATAATTTCTATAGGTCAAGATCGTACTCCTTAATGTTGATTTGAATTGAGATAATGATGTAATTTTTTGAGATCAGAAAAGTCAATTTTAAATCAACAAGTTGCCTGATAAAGAATTAGATAGATCGGCTGTAATCCTTCTTTTTTATGATTATTTTCAGAGCTTATGAAAACAACCGGATTTGTAGCCAGACGTTATCTTTTTTCGCGAAAGCACATCTCGCTGATCTCTACTTTAACAATTATCAGTATTGTTGGGGTAACGATTGGTACAGCGTTATTGATTGTAGTGTTGTCGGTATTCAACGGTTTTTTTGACGTGATTCAGGGATTTCTCCTCCAGAATGATCCAGATCTGCGTATAGAATCGACTACTTCGAATTCATTTCTCTATGCCGGGGATATGGAGCAGCAACTTGCTGGCATTCCCGAAGTGCAATCCTTGACTTCTTATGTGGAAGGGAAGGCCCTTTTGGCGTTTGAGCGTGGTGATGATCAAGTAGTTCAGGTTCGGGGGATTAATTCAGAAGAATATTTCGAAGTAAGTGACCTGGATCAAAGTATCAGTGATGGAAAGTTGGACCTGTCGGTTCAAAACCGAAGGCCGGGAATGTTGCTTAACGAGCGCTTGATGAATGAGCTGAATTTACGTATTGGCGATGAGGTCGTACTTTTAAGTGCGGCCGGGATGCGGAAATCGCTGACTCAGTTTTCATTACCCCGCAGCTTTCGTTTTGAAATACGAGGGGCGTATTCCCAAATTCAAATTACCGACGGACCGGGAGTATACGTAGATAAGGAAGCAGCTCAGAGATTATTCGAACTTCGAAATAAAGTTTCGGGTATCGATATTCGATTAGTTGATACGGATCAAGCGGAATCAGTTAAGAAAACAGTTGCGTCTTTGTTAGGGGCCGGCTTTGAAATTTCTACCTGGTACGACTTGCAGAAACCGCTCTACGATGTAATGTATCTCGAAAAATGGAGTTCCTATATCATTTTAATGATTATCGTACTGGTAGCAGTGCTCAATATTATTGGTTCGCTGACGATGATCGTTATCCAAAAAAACAGGGATATTGGAATATTGCTTACCATGGGTTTTACGCCATCAGACATCAAAAATATTTTCGTACGCCAAGGACTTTATATTGGTCTTATTGGTTGTGTAATAGGTGGGGGAGTAGGTTTGTTGCTAAGCTGGCTACAGCAACAATATGGGCTCATAAAACTGTCATCTGCTTTTATTATTGATGCCTATCCCGTAAGTATTAGTTATGTAGATGTGAGCATTGTACTTGTGGGAAGTTTGCTGCTGTGCCTGTTGGCCAGCTGGTATCCAGCCAAAAGAGCTGCGCAAGTAGATCCGGCTGATGCTATTCGCTACGATTAGCTTATTCTTGTAATCCTAATTTTTTGCAGATGTTGCTGAGTTGCTCCAGTTCTTCGTCCGAAAGCACCTCAAATTCTTTTTTGATTCTGGCCAAGTGTTTTGGAAAGTAGTTGGAAATAAAATCTTCGCCTTCCTCGGTTAAATGAATGAGCATGGAACGTCGATCTTCTGGATCTTGGTGACGTTCTACCCAACCGCTTTTTTCGAGGTTATCGATAACGAGCGTAATATTACCTCCACTTTTCAGGAGCTTTTCGCCCAACGCCTTTTGATTGAGAGGGCCTAAATGCAGGAGCGCTTCCAATACTCCAAATTGACTTACGGTTAGTCCGGCATCGCTCAGCTGCCGATTCAACCTGTTGTTTAGTGAATCAGTTGCCCTCATTAATTTAATAAATGCGTTTAGCGTCTTCTCTTCTCTGTCGCTTCCTTGATAGTGCGTACCCATTATTTTATCCTAAATTATTGAATATTGAATGATGCGCAACCATAAATATATGGTTTAACGAATGGGAAAGCCATTAAAGGTTATAGCTAATTGTAACGGGAGCGTGATCAGACAAATCCCAATCCATCTCAATAACAGCTTCTTCGGCAGCTTCGAGCATTTCTGGGCAGCTCATGTGGTAATCAATTCTCCAGCCCTTATTCCGTTCTTTTGATGCGGCCCGATAGCTCCACCAGCTGTATAAATCTTCTTCCCCTTCATGTAGGTTGCGGTATACATCCTCAAAACCAGTCTGTAACATTCGGGTAACCCACTCTCGTTCTTCAGGTAAAAATCCAGAGGTGTTTTTATTTCTCTTCGGATTGTGAATGTCAATGGGTTTGTGGCATATATTATAGTCTCCACAAAAAACAACAGGCTTATTTTTTGATAGAAATTTCTGTGCAAAAGGGAGGAAGTAATCCAGAAATTCCATTTTTAAATCTTGACGCTCATCGCCGGTTGTTCCGCTGGGCGCATAAATGGAGAAAACATAGAGATCTTCAAACTCTGCCATAATTACACGCCCCTCGTTGTCAACCCAGTCCAGGCCCAATCCTTTTTCTATGCGGATGGGTTCCTCCTTGGACAAAACTCCTACCCCCGAATATCCTTTTTTCTCGGCGGTGTGGTAAGCTTCGTGATAATCCAATTTCTGAACCGGACCGGGAACCTGATGTTTCATAGCGCGCAACTCCTGTAAGCAAATAATGTCGGGATCCGTTTGGTCTATCCAATCCGTAAAACCGTGTCGATGTGCCGCACGAATGCCGTTAACGTTTAGCGAAGAAATCTTAAGCATTGCATCTAATTATTAGCTGTAAAGAAATGAGACTTGGTAAAAATGAAGAACTTCGTGTTGCGTATTCCGTATAGTAAATTAATACGCAATACTTAATGTCATTTACTTGCTTTTAACAATCGCATAATTTCGCTTACCCACCTTCAACGTAAACTCAGTATCATCTTCAAAAGTCACGCTGTATCCCTTGTCAGATACTTTTTCATCGTCAATAGAGATGCCGCCCTGCTTGATGAGCCGCTTGGTTTGTCCGTTACTGTCGGTGAAGCCCGCGTCGGATACAATATCCAATAGCCGAACTTCGGTACCCACTTCATACTCAAGAGTTGGGGCATCATCAGGAATTGCATTCCCCACAACTGTTTTTTCGAAGTGCTCTCGAGCAGCTTTGGCTTTTTCCTCACCATGATAAATGCTGGTTATGGAAAGAGCCAGCTCGTGCTTGGTATTACGCGGATCTTCCTCAATTTTTTGTTTGTACTTGGGGAGTTCATCAACGTCTACCTCAGAAACCAACTCAAACCAAGAGTAGATTAAATCATCGGGGATGGAAAGCACCTTGCCATACATGTCATTAGCATCTTCGGTAATACCTATGTAGTTGTCATAGGATTTTGACATTTTTTTGGTCCCGTCAGTACCAACCAGCAAAGGCATCATTAAAGCAATTTGGGGCTCTTGACCGTCATCCTTTTGGAGTTCGCGTCCCACAAGCAGGTTAAATTTTTGATCTGTTCCACCCAGCTCAACATCCGACTGCAGGTGTACAGAATCTTGTCCCTGTGCCAGAGGATATAAGAATTCGTGTAGCGAAATGGGTTCGTTATTTTCGTAGCGTTTAGAGAAGTCATCCCGTTCAATCATACGAGCAACAGTTAACTTTGAGGTAAGCTTGATCACATCCTCAAAATTCATATTCCCCAACCACTCTGAGTTATAGACGATTGAAGTCTTTGCTTCATCCAGAATTTTAGTTGCCTGATCGAGATATGTTTTAGCATTTTCTTCGATCTCTTCGCGCGAAAGGGCAGGACGCGTTTCACTTTTACCAGTGGGATCTCCAATAAGTGCGGTAAAATCACCGATAATCAGGATAGCCTCGTGACCCAAATCCTGGAACTGGCGCAGCTTTCGAAGGATCACCGAGTGCCCCAAGTGTAAGTCGGGCCGGGTAGGGTCACAACCCAATTTTATCTTAAGGGGTTTACCTTCTTTTTTCGATTTCTTGAGCTTCTCGACAAGCTCTTCTTCAGGTACAATTTCAACTGTACCTCTTTTAATAACTTCTAATTGTTCTTCAACGGGTAAAAAATCCATAAATAATCAGGAATTGCTCTGTTGTTCTAAAAAGGGAAAGTTTTCAATTGGGTTATATTGCTCAAGCGTCTTCTGGATGGTTGTCGTAAAATCTTCTGCACCCGGATATATGGCAGCTACCGTATCATAAGACCAAGGTGCTAAATAAATAATGTACGAATAGGTTACCGAATTTTGTCGGGTTTCTTGCGATGGGATATTAAATCCGGCCAGAATTAACAAAAGGGCACTAATAACAATACCACTTTTCAGAAAGCCAAATCCTGCACCCGCAATACGATTTACAAAGTTGAGCTTAATAGTTTCTAAAAACTTTTTGCTTAGGAATGCCGCAAGATGGACTATGGATAATGTGCCGACAAATATGATAATAGCTGAAATAAAGGGAACAAAAGAAGCGCCTTCTTCAAAAAATGGTTTGATAGCTGTGCCAACAGGATCCATATATTGAAAGGTGAGAAAAACGCCCAAAATAATTCCAACAATACTGAACACTTCCTTAATAATACCGTTGACAAATCCCCGATAGCAGAAGTATGCAATGGGTAGGAGAATGACAAAGTCGAGGAGGTTCATTGGCTGGAAGTATTAAGAAAGTTCTTCTTTTACAACCTTGCTTACAACTGACCCTTCGGCTTTTCCTTTAAGTTCTTGCATGAGGGCGCCCATAACTTGTCCCATATCTGACATGTCGTTGGCCCCGAGTTCGTCAATTTTTTCACGAGCGATATCACGCACTTCTTCTTCGGAAAGCATTTCGGGCAAGTAGGAGTTGATGATTTCAAGCTCCTCTTTTTCAGATTCAGCTAAATCATTCCGATCGCCTTTTTCAAACTGCTCAATCGATTCCTTGCGCTGCTTGGCCGCTTTCATGAGCACTTCAATACTTTGCTCATCAGAAAGTTCGCCTTCTCCGCCTTTGCGCTCACTAATTTCGCGTTCCAGCAGTTTTGATTTTAATGACCGGAGTACACGAAGCTTATCTTGCTCTTTATTTTTCATGGCTTGTTTAAGATCGGCCATGATTTGGTCTTTAATAGCCATAATACGTGGATTGGTGGTTATAAAAACATGTATAAAAGCACATGCTCATAAAAAAAGGCTCCATCCACCTTTGCGGATGCAACCTCTTTTTAAATCAAAAAAAGAGTGTTAGTCTTTATTTTCTTTAATAAAGTCCTGCACATTATCTTCGTCAATAATGGCTTCTTTATAACCATACTTATTGTTGGCCGTTTTTTGCGCAACAATAACTTTTGCCATGCGTCGGTCACCCGACTTTTGTTCTGTTTCGTTGGTTCCAAACGTTTTCTTCTTGGCCATAATGCTAATGCTGGTCTTACGTTATTTAATTTCTTTGTGAACAGTATGCTTGCGAAGTACCGGGTTGTATTTTTTCAACTCCAAACGATCAGGAGAGTTACGTCGGTTTTTGGTAGTGTGATACC belongs to Fodinibius sp. Rm-B-1B1-1 and includes:
- a CDS encoding TonB-dependent receptor is translated as MTLNTTGIVKSIPIPTAITKQTIRFFWATLLILSISASISFAQITVSGTVTSAGDGSTLPGVNVLEKGTTNGASTDNEGHFEIEVSGPDAILVFSYIGYVSQEVEVGQQTTLDVQLQEDVEMLEDVVVVGYGEQDRKTLTSSVSSVNSEDIQNTPVAGSDQLMQGRAAGVQVSSNSGTPGGGIFVKIRGTTSISGGSDPLYIVDGVPIETGNFGLDLGGATTSALADIDPSDIESIEVLKDASATAIYGARAANGVVLITTKRGDDAAPSIEVSSYYGFEEPVNMPDLVSGSEFEMLMNEAARNNGEAEPYANPQNATNTDWADPVFRTGTIRNYDVTLSGGNETVKYSISGSNFKQDGVVKPATYKRNSARVNLDLNATENLTVGTSLTYSFSNRNRARNNDNITGVLGGVYFLPPNLPYYQEDGSYTKFSIFENPIAAAEEVDFNMDVNRFVGNVFGEYEFFPGLTFRSSWSYDYNEVKEDRYDNSLTNGGAAVNGDALSTVALTSNWTGENTLSYLYNTGNHNFSTLIGTSYQESSFERTTATGQQFPSDDFQRIEDAAVQTASSTGTSWGIASFFGRIKYDYDRKYLATITLRRDGSSRFGENNQWGTFPSIALGWVPSEEEFFNVNWISNLKLRGSYGITGNQSGINNFQAQGLWGGESYTDSPGTSPEQLSNPNLKWETTSQLDIGFDLGLWEDRVTIMYDYYDKQTKDLLLAVPVPMSTGFEELVQNFGALENKGMELAINADAIQRDDFNWNVQFNIAGNRNEVTRLASPFNVYNRDIYRYQEGYPMYSFYFHNQLGVDSETGEPIFEDVDGDGSFNPNSDRKIVGDANPDFFGGITNKFNFKGFDLSVFFQYSYGNDQLNWNRFFQEHGGTRNTSYLSSQLDRWQEPGDQTMVPKMTSSNYAGNLRPSRFVEDGSYIRLKNATLGYTIPDSFLSKLGFNISRARFYVTGQNLLTFTNYSGLDPEVTATATTQLTRGIEFYTMPQSKTIMGGFDITF
- a CDS encoding exodeoxyribonuclease III, whose product is MLKISSLNVNGIRAAHRHGFTDWIDQTDPDIICLQELRAMKHQVPGPVQKLDYHEAYHTAEKKGYSGVGVLSKEEPIRIEKGLGLDWVDNEGRVIMAEFEDLYVFSIYAPSGTTGDERQDLKMEFLDYFLPFAQKFLSKNKPVVFCGDYNICHKPIDIHNPKRNKNTSGFLPEEREWVTRMLQTGFEDVYRNLHEGEEDLYSWWSYRAASKERNKGWRIDYHMSCPEMLEAAEEAVIEMDWDLSDHAPVTISYNL
- a CDS encoding MarR family transcriptional regulator — protein: MGTHYQGSDREEKTLNAFIKLMRATDSLNNRLNRQLSDAGLTVSQFGVLEALLHLGPLNQKALGEKLLKSGGNITLVIDNLEKSGWVERHQDPEDRRSMLIHLTEEGEDFISNYFPKHLARIKKEFEVLSDEELEQLSNICKKLGLQE
- the tyrS gene encoding tyrosine--tRNA ligase; translation: MDFLPVEEQLEVIKRGTVEIVPEEELVEKLKKSKKEGKPLKIKLGCDPTRPDLHLGHSVILRKLRQFQDLGHEAILIIGDFTALIGDPTGKSETRPALSREEIEENAKTYLDQATKILDEAKTSIVYNSEWLGNMNFEDVIKLTSKLTVARMIERDDFSKRYENNEPISLHEFLYPLAQGQDSVHLQSDVELGGTDQKFNLLVGRELQKDDGQEPQIALMMPLLVGTDGTKKMSKSYDNYIGITEDANDMYGKVLSIPDDLIYSWFELVSEVDVDELPKYKQKIEEDPRNTKHELALSITSIYHGEEKAKAAREHFEKTVVGNAIPDDAPTLEYEVGTEVRLLDIVSDAGFTDSNGQTKRLIKQGGISIDDEKVSDKGYSVTFEDDTEFTLKVGKRNYAIVKSK
- a CDS encoding ABC transporter permease, whose translation is MKTTGFVARRYLFSRKHISLISTLTIISIVGVTIGTALLIVVLSVFNGFFDVIQGFLLQNDPDLRIESTTSNSFLYAGDMEQQLAGIPEVQSLTSYVEGKALLAFERGDDQVVQVRGINSEEYFEVSDLDQSISDGKLDLSVQNRRPGMLLNERLMNELNLRIGDEVVLLSAAGMRKSLTQFSLPRSFRFEIRGAYSQIQITDGPGVYVDKEAAQRLFELRNKVSGIDIRLVDTDQAESVKKTVASLLGAGFEISTWYDLQKPLYDVMYLEKWSSYIILMIIVLVAVLNIIGSLTMIVIQKNRDIGILLTMGFTPSDIKNIFVRQGLYIGLIGCVIGGGVGLLLSWLQQQYGLIKLSSAFIIDAYPVSISYVDVSIVLVGSLLLCLLASWYPAKRAAQVDPADAIRYD